One region of Glutamicibacter sp. B1 genomic DNA includes:
- a CDS encoding DEAD/DEAH box helicase — MPVNTNDNQNPEEPTVLFSELGLDARVLAALADLGYEKPSPIQAATIPMLLEGRDVVGLAQTGTGKTAAFALPALSRMAELADTNGPARTPQILVLAPTRELALQVAEAFTSYAKYLPDFTVLPVYGGSPYGPQLNGLRRGAQVVVGTPGRVIDHINKGSLDLSNLQYVVLDEADEMLRMGFAEEVDKILEATPEEKQVALFSATMPRTIRRIASEYLRDPQEVAVKSKQSTGTNITQRYLQVMGAHKLDAMTRILESEEFDGVITFVRTKMATEDLADKLKARGFTAAAINGDIPQQQRERTVENLRSGKIDILVATDVAARGLDVERISHVINFDIPHDTESYVHRIGRTGRAGRSGDAILFMTPREKYLLRAIEKATRQPVTQMQLPSLDSVNNRRIQKFTDRIDQTISGQDLTTFREIVEKFAADHEDLDQLEIAAALALMAQGGRPLLMTEPVIPPSKKARMDRDRADRGERGERGPRARKTAAEGNAMYRLAIGRRNRVQPGSIVGALANEGGFNSSEIGGIEIRSDHTLVELPAELSKDQWRALSKTRIGGELISMELDSGRKPRRDDDGDRGGYRGGRGGDRGGFRGGRGGGFNDRRGGGEKRFSGRGGKDRFSDSGRSGGRRDY; from the coding sequence ATGCCCGTAAACACTAACGACAACCAGAACCCAGAAGAACCAACGGTTCTTTTCAGCGAACTTGGTCTGGATGCCCGTGTGCTTGCTGCTCTAGCTGACCTGGGCTACGAAAAGCCATCGCCAATTCAGGCAGCTACCATCCCAATGCTTCTCGAAGGCCGCGACGTGGTTGGTCTGGCTCAGACCGGTACCGGTAAAACCGCTGCTTTCGCACTTCCTGCCCTCTCCCGCATGGCAGAGCTGGCTGACACCAATGGTCCAGCCCGCACCCCACAGATCCTGGTCCTTGCTCCAACTCGCGAGTTGGCACTCCAGGTAGCTGAGGCTTTCACTTCCTACGCTAAGTACCTGCCGGACTTCACCGTTCTTCCGGTCTACGGTGGTTCCCCTTACGGCCCACAGCTCAACGGTCTGCGCCGCGGTGCTCAAGTTGTTGTTGGTACCCCAGGTCGCGTTATCGACCACATCAACAAGGGTTCTTTGGACCTGTCCAACCTGCAGTACGTTGTCCTCGACGAGGCCGACGAAATGCTGCGCATGGGCTTCGCAGAAGAGGTCGACAAGATCTTGGAAGCAACCCCAGAAGAGAAGCAGGTTGCCCTGTTCTCGGCCACCATGCCACGCACCATCCGTCGCATTGCCTCGGAATACCTGCGTGATCCGCAGGAAGTTGCTGTTAAGTCCAAGCAGTCCACCGGCACCAACATCACCCAGCGTTACCTGCAGGTGATGGGTGCCCACAAGCTGGACGCTATGACTCGCATCCTCGAATCCGAAGAATTCGACGGCGTGATCACCTTCGTACGTACCAAGATGGCTACCGAAGACTTGGCTGACAAGCTGAAGGCTCGTGGCTTTACCGCCGCTGCCATCAACGGTGACATCCCACAGCAGCAGCGTGAACGCACCGTTGAGAACCTGCGTTCGGGCAAGATCGATATCTTGGTTGCTACTGACGTGGCAGCCCGTGGTTTGGACGTGGAGCGTATCAGCCACGTTATTAACTTCGATATCCCACATGACACCGAGTCCTACGTGCACCGTATCGGCCGTACCGGCCGTGCAGGTCGTTCGGGTGACGCGATCTTGTTCATGACCCCACGCGAAAAGTACTTGCTGCGTGCCATCGAAAAGGCAACCCGCCAGCCGGTGACCCAGATGCAGCTTCCTTCCTTGGATTCGGTCAACAACCGTCGTATCCAGAAGTTCACCGATCGCATCGATCAGACCATCAGCGGTCAGGACCTGACTACCTTCCGCGAAATCGTCGAGAAGTTTGCAGCTGACCACGAAGACCTGGACCAGCTGGAAATTGCTGCTGCTCTTGCCTTGATGGCTCAGGGTGGACGCCCACTGCTGATGACCGAACCAGTGATCCCTCCTTCGAAGAAGGCTCGCATGGATCGCGACCGTGCAGATCGTGGCGAGCGTGGCGAACGCGGTCCTCGTGCTCGCAAGACCGCTGCTGAAGGCAACGCTATGTACCGTCTGGCCATTGGCCGTCGTAACCGCGTACAGCCAGGCTCGATCGTTGGCGCTTTGGCTAACGAAGGTGGCTTCAACTCCTCCGAAATCGGTGGCATTGAAATCCGCTCGGATCACACCTTGGTTGAATTGCCAGCAGAGCTGAGCAAGGACCAGTGGCGTGCACTGTCCAAGACCCGCATCGGCGGCGAACTGATCAGCATGGAGCTGGACTCCGGCCGCAAGCCACGTCGTGACGACGATGGCGACCGCGGTGGTTACCGTGGTGGACGCGGTGGCGATCGTGGAGGCTTCCGTGGTGGCCGCGGTGGTGGCTTCAACGACCGTCGTGGTGGCGGCGAGAAGCGCTTCAGTGGACGTGGTGGCAAGGATCGCTTCAGCGATTCGGGTCGCAGCGGTGGCCGTCGCGACTACTAA
- a CDS encoding cystathionine gamma-synthase, giving the protein MTENAQGSNTRFVHAGQEFEPRTGAVVPPLHFSSTYAQDGIGNLRSGYEYGRGGNPTRDALQAQLAGAEFGTHAFSFGSGLAAEDSLIRAILRPGDHIVLGNDAYGGTFRLIDRVLGDWGIGNTPVNMADEAALAAAIEKNKAKLVWVETPSNPMMTITDIAKVAQIAHAAGALLVVDNTFASPFLQQPLTLGADIVVHSTTKYIGGHSDVVGGAVIVKDEALAEKIGFIQFAVGAVSGPMDAFLTTRGLKTLGVRMRAHSENAAQVAQWLRERSEVERVLYPGFEDHPGHDIAKNQMSGFGGMVSVQFKGGEAAARKIAESTKLFTLAESLGGIESLMNYPSEMTHASVKGTELAVPVNLLRLSVGIEDPADLIEDLDKAFANL; this is encoded by the coding sequence ATGACTGAAAACGCTCAGGGATCTAACACTCGATTTGTCCACGCTGGACAGGAATTTGAGCCACGCACCGGTGCTGTGGTGCCACCATTGCACTTCTCATCGACCTACGCGCAGGACGGCATTGGCAACCTGCGTAGCGGCTACGAGTACGGACGCGGTGGCAACCCAACCCGTGATGCCTTGCAGGCTCAGCTGGCCGGTGCCGAATTCGGCACTCACGCATTCTCTTTCGGCTCGGGCCTTGCCGCCGAAGACTCCCTGATCCGTGCCATCCTGCGTCCGGGGGACCACATTGTCCTAGGAAACGACGCCTACGGTGGAACCTTCCGCCTGATTGATCGCGTGCTCGGGGACTGGGGCATCGGCAATACTCCGGTGAACATGGCTGATGAAGCCGCTTTGGCTGCCGCCATTGAGAAAAACAAGGCCAAGCTGGTTTGGGTGGAGACTCCGTCGAACCCAATGATGACCATTACCGACATTGCTAAGGTTGCTCAGATCGCTCACGCGGCCGGAGCCCTGCTGGTAGTTGATAACACCTTCGCTAGCCCATTCCTGCAGCAGCCCCTGACCTTGGGTGCAGACATCGTGGTGCATTCAACCACCAAGTACATCGGTGGACACTCGGATGTGGTTGGCGGCGCCGTGATCGTCAAGGACGAGGCTCTGGCTGAGAAGATCGGTTTCATCCAGTTTGCTGTGGGTGCGGTTTCCGGCCCGATGGATGCCTTCTTGACCACTCGTGGTCTGAAGACCCTGGGCGTACGCATGCGGGCTCACTCGGAAAACGCTGCGCAGGTGGCTCAGTGGCTGCGTGAACGCAGCGAGGTTGAGCGTGTGCTGTACCCAGGTTTCGAAGATCACCCAGGCCACGACATCGCTAAGAACCAGATGAGCGGTTTTGGCGGTATGGTCTCGGTGCAGTTCAAGGGCGGTGAAGCAGCGGCCCGCAAGATCGCTGAAAGCACCAAGCTGTTCACCCTGGCTGAATCTTTGGGCGGTATTGAATCCTTGATGAACTACCCATCGGAAATGACCCACGCATCGGTGAAGGGTACCGAGCTGGCAGTTCCAGTGAACCTGTTGCGCCTCTCGGTAGGCATCGAAGATCCTGCAGATCTGATCGAAGACCTGGATAAGGCCTTCGCCAACCTCTAA
- a CDS encoding cystathionine beta-synthase produces MKYASTVLDLIGNTPLVKLNRVTDGVKATVLLKLEYLNPGGSIKDRIALKMIERAEESGQLKPGGTIVEPTSGNTGVGLAMVGQLKGYKTIFVTPDKVGEEKRDVLRAYGAKVVVTPTAVAPDSPESYYGVSDRLVTEIDGAYKPDQFSNPGAPDSHFETTGPEIWNDTDGKITHAVISAGTGGTITGTGRYLKQISADRASGPVKIIAADPDGSVYSGGTGRPYFVEGVGEDMWPGNYDPSVPDQVEAVTDAEAFEMTRRLANEEGLLLGGSSGMAVVAALRAARDLSEDDVVVVIAPDGGRGYLAKIFNDSWMLQQGFTTDDYSALDFIGSALSKQGPETISEDATLLQAAKALREQGADALVVSAVTLPARIGEVRGVIGANTLTDALLSGAEPTTTIKELGSLPMPLIGVADTLDNAQELLKSHPAVLVTKAGEVIAAATAADLLAYSTR; encoded by the coding sequence ATGAAGTATGCGTCCACAGTTTTAGATCTGATCGGCAATACCCCGCTGGTGAAGCTCAACCGCGTTACCGATGGGGTCAAAGCCACGGTACTGCTCAAACTTGAATACCTGAACCCCGGTGGTTCCATCAAAGACCGCATTGCGTTGAAGATGATTGAGCGCGCTGAAGAAAGCGGTCAGCTCAAGCCTGGGGGAACCATCGTGGAACCAACCAGCGGTAACACCGGTGTTGGTTTGGCCATGGTCGGTCAGCTCAAAGGCTACAAGACGATTTTTGTCACCCCGGATAAAGTCGGCGAAGAAAAACGAGACGTGCTTCGTGCATACGGTGCGAAGGTTGTTGTCACACCGACAGCCGTCGCACCTGATTCTCCGGAGTCCTACTACGGGGTCTCCGACCGACTAGTCACCGAAATTGATGGTGCCTACAAGCCTGATCAGTTCTCCAACCCTGGCGCACCAGACAGCCACTTTGAAACCACCGGACCAGAAATCTGGAACGACACCGACGGCAAGATCACCCACGCAGTGATTAGCGCCGGTACCGGTGGAACCATCACGGGCACGGGCCGTTACCTTAAGCAAATTTCTGCTGACCGCGCTTCAGGACCAGTGAAAATCATTGCTGCCGACCCAGATGGTTCGGTCTACTCAGGTGGTACCGGACGCCCATACTTTGTTGAGGGCGTCGGCGAAGATATGTGGCCAGGCAACTACGATCCATCGGTGCCTGACCAGGTTGAGGCCGTCACCGATGCTGAAGCCTTCGAGATGACCCGTCGCCTGGCCAACGAGGAAGGCCTACTACTTGGCGGATCCTCGGGCATGGCAGTGGTCGCGGCCCTGCGTGCAGCGCGTGATCTGAGCGAAGATGACGTAGTAGTAGTCATTGCACCAGATGGTGGACGCGGATACCTTGCAAAGATCTTCAACGATAGCTGGATGCTGCAGCAGGGCTTCACCACCGATGACTACTCCGCCTTGGACTTCATTGGTTCAGCCTTGTCCAAACAGGGCCCGGAAACCATCAGCGAAGATGCCACCCTGCTTCAGGCAGCGAAGGCATTGCGTGAGCAGGGTGCCGATGCGCTGGTTGTTTCAGCGGTCACCCTTCCGGCACGTATCGGTGAGGTACGCGGTGTTATTGGTGCTAACACTTTGACTGACGCATTGCTCTCCGGCGCCGAGCCAACCACCACGATCAAAGAACTCGGGAGCCTGCCCATGCCCCTGATTGGTGTGGCTGACACCCTTGATAATGCTCAAGAATTGCTTAAGTCTCATCCTGCGGTATTGGTGACCAAGGCCGGCGAAGTTATTGCCGCCGCCACCGCAGCTGATTTGCTGGCCTACTCAACTCGCTAA
- a CDS encoding DNA-3-methyladenine glycosylase family protein, translating into MQKSWSASYRPQRPVSLMKSLGILRRGLGDPTIRLTATEAWFAFTTVDGPATLHILKQQSDGAIQLEAWGLGGQWALDHAPNLLGADDDWTEFDEKLRAGVFPEIIVRARSENPDLVFPKTGRIFEHALGAILEQRVTGIEANYAWRWLIRHHGQPAPGPAPEGLRIFPTAHQLAQLRRWDWQAARVEGQRAETIRRFVQVAGALNWWADKDLDQVKPAAMAPGTLEAAMGSIPGIGPWTIAETLQRSHGSTDHISVGDFHLADFVGQVLTGRRITDHQMLELMAPFAPHRQRVIRLLGLSGEKKQSFGPRYAPLDHRQR; encoded by the coding sequence ATGCAGAAATCTTGGAGCGCCAGCTACCGCCCGCAACGACCAGTGTCACTGATGAAGTCATTGGGGATCTTGCGACGCGGCCTAGGCGATCCAACGATCCGGCTTACAGCCACCGAAGCCTGGTTCGCTTTCACTACAGTGGACGGGCCGGCAACCTTGCACATTTTGAAACAGCAGAGCGACGGAGCAATACAACTAGAGGCGTGGGGTTTGGGCGGACAATGGGCCCTTGATCACGCACCTAATTTGTTGGGAGCCGACGATGACTGGACGGAGTTCGACGAGAAGTTACGCGCCGGAGTATTTCCAGAAATCATCGTGCGTGCCCGTTCCGAAAATCCAGATCTCGTTTTTCCAAAAACGGGGAGGATCTTTGAACACGCTCTGGGCGCCATTTTGGAACAACGGGTCACTGGCATTGAAGCGAACTATGCATGGCGTTGGCTGATCCGGCACCATGGACAACCTGCCCCGGGACCGGCGCCAGAGGGATTGAGAATTTTTCCTACGGCGCATCAGCTTGCTCAATTGCGCCGCTGGGATTGGCAGGCTGCCCGCGTTGAAGGACAGCGCGCTGAAACTATCAGAAGATTTGTCCAGGTCGCCGGTGCCCTCAACTGGTGGGCGGACAAGGACTTGGATCAGGTAAAACCGGCAGCGATGGCGCCGGGAACCCTTGAAGCGGCGATGGGCTCTATCCCTGGGATTGGTCCGTGGACTATTGCCGAAACGCTACAGCGTTCTCATGGCTCAACGGACCACATTTCAGTGGGTGATTTCCATTTGGCGGATTTTGTCGGCCAAGTACTGACGGGGCGTCGAATTACCGATCATCAGATGTTGGAGCTCATGGCTCCTTTTGCCCCGCACCGGCAGCGGGTGATCCGACTTTTGGGACTTTCGGGAGAAAAGAAACAGAGCTTCGGGCCCCGCTACGCTCCGCTGGATCATCGGCAGAGGTAG
- the trxA gene encoding thioredoxin — MATRNVSEDDFAKLIEDNDIVLVDFWADWCGPCKQFAPVYDQTSDKFTDVVFAKVDTEAEQGLARAANVTSIPTIMAFREQVLVFSQAGALNQSQLEDLVTAVKGIDMSEVHKQIAEEAAQANS, encoded by the coding sequence ATGGCAACTAGAAATGTGAGCGAAGACGACTTCGCGAAGTTGATTGAAGACAATGACATCGTCCTCGTGGACTTCTGGGCTGATTGGTGTGGACCGTGCAAGCAGTTTGCTCCGGTTTATGATCAGACTTCGGACAAGTTCACCGATGTTGTTTTTGCCAAGGTAGATACCGAAGCCGAGCAGGGCTTGGCACGTGCAGCCAACGTTACCTCGATTCCTACCATCATGGCATTCCGTGAACAGGTTCTTGTTTTTTCGCAGGCTGGTGCCTTGAACCAGTCACAGCTCGAAGACTTGGTCACCGCAGTCAAGGGTATTGATATGAGTGAAGTACACAAGCAGATCGCTGAGGAAGCCGCACAGGCAAACTCCTAA